A window of the Janthinobacterium agaricidamnosum NBRC 102515 = DSM 9628 genome harbors these coding sequences:
- a CDS encoding type II and III secretion system protein family protein, producing the protein MKPGLLFLLALSLLPDVGAVSAAAVAAAPATAPATAPATAPAGADSGPRCRGDAAAPGRLLLQLGKSTMMRLPEAVLNRSVGNPAVLQAMLVAPDTLYLVGVDVGSTNMIIQGKSGLCSMVDVTVGMDPAGLQATLAELMPEEKDLKVSVAADTLVLSGTVEDANAVLRAVELANAYVRRPAQALARPAEPGAAAGPPAGAAGGAPASRIINLLNVSAPQQVMLQVQIAEVSKSLIDKLEVGATLRFASGSWATTLLSNFLSGTAGGLLDLRKSNGNQQLTLEAQKQDGLIRILAEPTVMAISGQEGSFLAGGKIFIPVGQDNNKVTLEEKEFGVGLRFTPTVLSGGRINLKVAPEVSELSREGVGVSAAGFNGGSILPLITTRRAATTVQLFDGQSYAIGGLIKNNQVTNIKGLPVLGELPVLGALFRSTDFQHDRTELLFVITAHLVKPLPANYALPTDRLSTPSRRELFLEGRMEGRQPSAPPPVAVPAARGFELK; encoded by the coding sequence ATGAAACCCGGACTGCTGTTTTTGCTGGCTTTGTCGCTGCTGCCGGATGTCGGCGCCGTATCGGCCGCCGCTGTCGCCGCTGCGCCGGCTACCGCGCCGGCTACCGCACCGGCTACCGCACCGGCCGGCGCCGACAGCGGCCCGCGCTGCCGCGGCGATGCGGCGGCGCCGGGCCGGCTGCTGCTGCAACTGGGCAAATCGACGATGATGCGCCTGCCGGAAGCGGTGCTCAACCGCAGCGTCGGCAATCCGGCCGTGCTGCAAGCGATGCTGGTGGCGCCGGACACGCTGTATCTGGTCGGGGTCGATGTCGGCAGCACCAATATGATCATCCAGGGCAAGAGCGGCTTGTGCAGCATGGTCGATGTCACGGTCGGCATGGACCCGGCCGGCTTGCAGGCGACGCTGGCGGAATTGATGCCGGAAGAAAAAGACCTGAAAGTCAGCGTGGCCGCCGATACGCTGGTGCTGAGCGGCACGGTGGAAGACGCCAACGCGGTATTGCGCGCGGTCGAGCTGGCCAACGCCTATGTGCGCCGGCCGGCCCAGGCGCTGGCCAGGCCGGCCGAACCCGGCGCCGCCGCCGGGCCGCCGGCCGGTGCCGCCGGCGGTGCGCCAGCCAGCCGCATCATCAACTTGCTCAATGTCAGCGCGCCGCAGCAAGTGATGCTGCAGGTGCAGATCGCCGAAGTGTCCAAGTCGCTGATCGACAAGCTGGAAGTTGGCGCCACGCTGCGTTTTGCGTCGGGCAGCTGGGCCACCACCTTATTGTCGAATTTCCTCAGCGGCACCGCCGGCGGTTTGCTGGATCTGCGCAAGTCGAACGGCAACCAGCAACTGACGCTGGAAGCGCAAAAGCAGGATGGCCTGATCCGCATCCTGGCCGAGCCGACGGTGATGGCGATCAGTGGCCAGGAAGGCAGCTTCCTGGCGGGCGGGAAAATCTTCATCCCGGTCGGCCAGGACAATAACAAGGTCACGCTGGAAGAGAAGGAATTCGGCGTCGGCCTGCGTTTCACGCCGACCGTGCTGTCCGGCGGTCGCATCAATCTGAAGGTGGCGCCGGAAGTATCGGAATTGTCGCGCGAGGGCGTCGGCGTCAGCGCGGCGGGTTTTAATGGCGGCTCGATCTTGCCGTTGATTACCACGCGGCGCGCGGCGACCACCGTGCAATTGTTCGACGGCCAGAGTTATGCGATCGGCGGCTTGATCAAGAATAACCAGGTGACCAATATCAAGGGCTTGCCGGTGCTGGGCGAATTGCCGGTGCTGGGCGCGCTGTTCCGCAGCACCGATTTCCAGCACGACCGCACTGAACTGCTGTTCGTCATCACGGCGCACCTGGTCAAGCCGCTGCCGGCCAATTATGCGCTGCCGACCGACCGCTTGAGCACGCCCAGCCGGCGCGAACTGTTCCTGGAAGGGCGCATGGAAGGGCGCCAGCCGTCCGCGCCGCCGCCAGTAGCCGTGCCTGCGGCGCGTGGCTTCGAATTGAAATGA
- the cpaB gene encoding Flp pilus assembly protein CpaB has translation MKNRRAYAMMALAVLLGLMAVVLASHWLLRQNSAASGKIVVASADVNLGQRLTPELLRLSDWPTDSLPEGALTDVLKLNGRVLKSSVLRGEPLSEAKLAPPGTLGGLSALITEGKRAITVRVNDVIGVAGFALPGNYVDILVNTQQETGSEARARSRAISKIVLERILVLAVAQEVGRDETKPRVVNAVTLEVTPEQAEKLDLARSVGSLSLALRNQVDPQPGVTGGATKLSLLGEQPETPAEPAASAPTAAAPAPPVVVKARVAGAAPRHCSGLIDGTRLTRECF, from the coding sequence ATGAAAAACCGCCGCGCATACGCGATGATGGCGCTGGCCGTCTTGCTGGGCCTGATGGCGGTGGTGCTGGCGTCGCACTGGCTGCTGCGCCAGAATTCGGCCGCGTCCGGCAAGATCGTGGTGGCCAGCGCCGACGTCAACCTGGGCCAGCGCCTGACGCCGGAATTGCTGCGCCTGTCGGATTGGCCGACCGACAGCTTGCCGGAAGGCGCATTGACCGATGTGCTGAAACTCAACGGGCGGGTCTTGAAAAGCAGTGTGCTGCGCGGCGAACCGCTGAGCGAAGCCAAGCTGGCCCCGCCCGGCACGCTGGGCGGCCTGTCGGCCCTGATTACCGAGGGCAAGCGCGCCATCACGGTGCGCGTCAACGACGTGATCGGCGTGGCCGGTTTCGCCTTGCCCGGCAATTACGTCGATATCCTGGTCAATACCCAGCAAGAGACCGGCAGCGAGGCGCGCGCGCGCAGCCGGGCAATTTCCAAGATCGTTCTGGAACGCATACTGGTGCTGGCGGTGGCGCAAGAAGTCGGGCGCGACGAAACCAAGCCCCGGGTGGTCAACGCGGTGACGCTGGAAGTGACCCCGGAGCAGGCCGAAAAACTGGACCTGGCGCGCAGCGTCGGCAGCCTGTCGCTGGCCTTGCGCAACCAGGTCGATCCGCAGCCGGGCGTGACCGGGGGCGCCACCAAGCTGAGCTTGCTGGGCGAACAGCCGGAGACCCCGGCCGAGCCGGCGGCAAGCGCCCCAACCGCCGCTGCGCCGGCTCCGCCGGTGGTGGTCAAGGCCCGGGTCGCCGGCGCCGCGCCGCGCCATTGCAGCGGCTTGATCGATGGCACGCGGTTGACGCGCGAGTGTTTTTAA
- a CDS encoding ATP-binding protein produces the protein MIDIDKQFSADSLTGVSRAADAGASLGPGGPSWMPPLPPQPKSVRETGLDKQLLVELIAKSLFIAGKTHLPVLTTKLRLSINVLREVLAFMVTEQLAEVAWRGESDIDVQYQLTGAGKQRAAGYLERCAYAGPAPVPLEAYRSMVQRQSWRHEEQVRIGADDLAAVLGADHFDAATQALLGAAMYSSRSLMLYGPPGSGKTTLAGKLGQLLHGLVAVPYAVVVGQEIIQLYDTALHLPPAPQQVNHARQALERRSHDIRWALCQRPLVRLGAELAEDMLELRHDAYSGCYHAPSHFKANNGMLVIDDLGRQRIAIRDLLNRFMLPLDAGLDQFSLRGGHKFTVPFDVVLVFATSLAPQSLLDASFLRRLGYKIPLGALSEHAYRALFRQQCRAANIALDDSALHYLLEQLHAPSGRPLLPSYPRALLERIADFAGFAGLEPRLDAASLQQAWSSLFTDCDEVPAGRHATASAGPHPLFESIV, from the coding sequence ATGATCGATATCGACAAGCAGTTTTCCGCCGACAGCCTGACCGGCGTGTCGCGCGCCGCCGACGCTGGCGCCAGCCTGGGGCCGGGCGGCCCGAGCTGGATGCCGCCGCTGCCGCCGCAGCCGAAAAGCGTGCGCGAAACGGGGCTCGACAAGCAACTGCTGGTCGAATTGATCGCCAAGTCGCTGTTTATCGCCGGAAAAACCCATTTGCCCGTGCTGACCACTAAGTTGCGCCTGTCCATCAATGTGTTGCGCGAAGTGCTGGCCTTTATGGTGACCGAGCAATTGGCCGAAGTGGCGTGGCGCGGTGAATCCGATATCGATGTGCAATACCAACTGACCGGCGCCGGCAAGCAGCGCGCCGCCGGCTACCTGGAGCGCTGCGCCTATGCGGGACCGGCCCCGGTGCCGCTGGAAGCGTACCGCAGCATGGTGCAGCGCCAGTCCTGGCGGCATGAAGAGCAAGTGCGGATCGGCGCCGACGATCTGGCGGCGGTGCTGGGGGCCGACCATTTCGACGCCGCCACCCAGGCCTTGCTGGGCGCGGCGATGTATTCCAGCCGTTCGCTGATGCTGTACGGTCCGCCCGGCAGCGGCAAGACCACGCTGGCCGGCAAGCTGGGCCAGTTGCTGCACGGCCTGGTGGCGGTGCCGTATGCGGTGGTGGTCGGGCAGGAAATCATCCAGCTGTACGATACGGCGCTGCACTTGCCGCCGGCGCCGCAGCAGGTCAACCATGCGCGCCAGGCGCTGGAACGGCGCAGCCACGATATCCGCTGGGCCTTGTGCCAGCGGCCACTGGTGCGGCTGGGCGCGGAACTGGCCGAAGACATGCTGGAATTGCGCCACGACGCCTACAGCGGCTGTTACCACGCGCCGTCCCATTTCAAGGCCAATAACGGCATGCTGGTGATCGACGACCTGGGCCGCCAGCGCATCGCCATCCGCGACTTGCTGAACCGCTTCATGTTGCCGCTCGATGCGGGCCTGGACCAGTTCAGCCTGCGCGGCGGCCATAAATTCACCGTCCCCTTCGATGTCGTGCTGGTGTTCGCCACCAGCCTGGCGCCGCAATCGCTGCTCGACGCGTCCTTTTTGCGCCGTCTCGGCTACAAGATTCCGCTGGGCGCCTTGAGCGAGCACGCCTACCGCGCGCTGTTTCGCCAGCAATGCCGGGCCGCCAATATCGCCCTCGACGACAGTGCGCTGCATTATTTGCTGGAACAATTACATGCTCCCAGCGGGCGGCCGCTGTTGCCCAGCTATCCGCGCGCCTTGCTGGAGCGGATCGCCGACTTCGCCGGTTTTGCCGGCCTGGAACCGCGCCTCGACGCGGCGTCGCTGCAGCAAGCGTGGTCCAGCCTGTTCACCGATTGCGACGAAGTGCCGGCCGGCCGGCATGCCACGGCGTCCGCCGGGCCGCATCCGCTGTTTGAAAGCATCGTATGA